The Amycolatopsis camponoti genome segment GCACCGAGCCGTCGGAGACCGAGACGAGCACGTCGCGGTCCGGGCGGCCCACGCGGCCCGGCCCGGGTGAGACACCGACGTTCCCGCTCGGCAACACGGGTGGTGGTGGGGTCGCCCAGCCACCGGGCGCCGGGCCCGGCTAGAACGTCCTCCTTCAGGGCCCTCCGCACGAGTGCGGAGGGCCCTGAAGCGTTTCAGGAAGATCGTTTCGGCAACCCCGATGCGTCACGCGCGTCCCTTCCAAGAGGGGCGGTGAGCCCCACGGACAACTGGAGGACTGACCCGTGCCCGACGATCGATCCCGCTCCTGGCCCGGCCAGGGTCCCGATCCGCGCCGTCGCGCACCTCAGGATCCGTACGGCCAAGGTCAGGGCCCAGGCCAGGGCCCGCGCCGGCCCGTGCCCCCGCCGCCCGGCCGCCCGCCGCAGACGCCGCCGCGCGGGTACCGGCCCGAGCCGCCGCCGATGAGCGGTGGCCCCGAGCTGATGACGCACCACGCGTACGAGGAGCCGGACGGCCACGACGACGACGTCCTCGACGAAGACGGCAAGCCGGTCCTCACGCCGGAGCAGCGCAAGAAGCGGCGCTGGAAGATCATCCGGCGGGTCGGCTACGGGTTCGTCGGCGTGTTCCTCGTGCTGCCCGCGATCGCGTTCGTCATCACGTACTTCCTGGTCGACGTGCCGTCGCCGACCGAGGTCGCGCAGAACCAGAGCCAGGCGGTGACCTACCTCTTCGCCGACGGCTCGCCGATGGGCAAGGACGTCCCGCGCGGCGGCAACCGGGTGCTGCTGACCCCGGAGCAGATCCCGGACGTCATGAAGCACGCGGCGATCGCGACCGAGGACGACTCCTTCGAGACCAACTCGGGCTTCGACGTCGGCGGCCTGCTGCGCGCGGTCTACAACCAGGCCACCGGCGGCACCGGCGGCGGTTCGACGATCTCGCAGCAATACATCAAGAAGGCCACCGACAACGACGCGCCCACGCTGACGCGCAAGTGGACCGAGCTGGCCAAGTCCTTCAAGATGAACCAGACGTACGAGAAGAAGGACATCATCACCGCGTACCTGAACATCATCTACTTCGGGCGCGGGGCGTACGGGGTCGGCGCGGCGTCGCAGGCCTTCTTCCACAAGGAAGCCAAGGACCTCAGCTTCTCGGAGGCCGCGTTGCTGGCGGGGTTGATCCAGCAGCCGGGCCGGTCGGAGAACCCCAAGGTCGCCCAGGACCGCTGGAACACCGCGCTGGACCGGATGGTGAAGAACAACTACATCTCCGCGGCCGACCGCGCGGCGGCGCAGTTCCCGACGCCGATCCCGCTCGAGGACAGCAAGCAGCAGGCCGGCGCGCCGCCCGCGTTCGTCGTCCAGCAGGTGAAGGACGAGCTGGCCGCGCACGACATCCCCGAGGACCGCTACTACTCCGGCGGTTTCGTGGTGCAGACGACGATCGACCCGAAGGCGCAGCAGGCCGCGGAACAGGCCGCCACGGACGCGATGAAGAACCAGGTCGACGACAACCTGCTCAACGCGCTCGTCGCCGTCGACCCGAAGACCGGCGGGGTGCTCGCCTACTACGGCGGCAAGCCGATCGTGCAGGTCAACGGGCAGGACCAGGCCGGGCGCGACTGGGCGGACACGCCGCAGAACCCGGGCTCGTCGATGAAGCCGTTCGACCTCACGGCGTTCCTCAAGATGGGCAAGGGCCTCGACGCGAAGTTCGACGGCTCCAACAACCGCACCTTCGACGGCCGCGTCGTGCGCAACGCAGGCCCGGGCAGCAGCTGCTCGCAGCAGTGCACGGTCTCGGAAGCGATGATGCGGTCGGCGAACACCGTGTTCTACGACATGGTCCTCAACCAGACGAAGCAGGGCCCGGTCAAGGACGCGGCGCGGGAAGCCGGCGTGAAGACCAAGAACGACGACGGCGGCCAGTCGATCATCTCGACCAAGGACAACAACATCTCCCTCGGCGGTGGCGAAACCCAGATCACGCCGCTGGACATGGCCTCGGCGTACGCGACGTTCGCGGCCAACGGCCAGCAACGGGCCCGGCACTTCGTGCAGAAGGTGACCAACGGGCAGAGCGAGGTCGCCTACGAAGCGTCGACCGACGCGAAGTCGGCGTTCGACAGCGACGCCGACAAGAGCCGCCAGATCGCCGGGAACGTCACCGAGGCGCTGAAGCCGGTCATCGACTTCTCGAAGCTGAAGTGCCCGAACGGCCACGAGTGCGCCGGCAAGACCGGGACGCAGCAGCACACGAAGGTCGCGGGCGAACCGGCGTGGGCGGCGAACGCGAACTCGCAGACGTGGATGGTCGGGTACACGCCGTCGGTGTCGGTGGCGGCGTGGGTCGGCGGCGACGGCAACAAGCCGCTGCACGGCAAGAACAACTCGCCGATCTACGGCTCGACCATCGCCGGCCCGATGTGGCAGAAGTTCCTCTCGCTGTACCTGACCGGCAAGCCGGGCGAGAAGTTCGACAAGGTCGACCGCATCGGCGGCGAGGTGCCCCCGCCGCCGTCGTCCGACGTCGCCACGACCACCGACGCGACCCCGACGGACGAGAACCAGGGCGACGGCGACAACAACGGCAACGGCAACGGCAACGGCAACGACGGCGACCAGGGCGGCAACCACGGCAACCCGTCGTCGAGCCCGACGACCACGCCGAAGCACACGAAGACGCCGACGAAGACCGATACGCCGACGAAGACGGACGAGCCGGGGAACTAGCCCCGGGACTGAACCACGGTGGGCCGCGGTCCGTGTGCCTTCGAGAGGACTGCGTCCGCAGCCCACCGTGGAGGACGGCCCGTGAACAACGACCGCACGTCACCCGGCCGGCGGCCCGACCCACGTCGTCGTCGCACCCGGCGACCGGTGCCCCGCGCCGGGCTGCTGGGTGCCGAGCCGGAGCTGATCACCCACCACGCGCACAACGGGACCGAGCAGGACGTCGATCCGCCGACCGTGCCGATCCTGCGGCCCCGCCCCGGGCAGCCGCCGCGCCGGCCGCGTCCGCTCACCGACGGGGACCTGCGGAAACGGCGCTGGCGGCGGGTCCGGCGGATCGCGTACGTCGTCGCCGGGCTGTCCTTCGCCGTCCCCGCGGTCGCGTTCCTGATCACGTACCTGTCCGTCGACGTCCCCTCGCCGGAGACGGTCGCGCAGGCGCAGGGCCAGGCCGTGACCTACCTCTACCGCGACGGCACCGAGATGGGCAAGGACGTGCCGGCCGGCGGCAACCGGCAGATCCTGGCGCCGAACCAGATCCCGGACGTCGTGAAGAAGGCCGTGATCGCGACCGAGGACGCGTCGTTCGAAACCAACTCGGGCTTCGACGTCGGCGGCACCCTGCGGGCGGCGTACAACCAGGTCACCGGCGGGTCCGGGGGCGGGTCGACGATTTCCCAGCAGTACATCAAGAACTCCTCCGGCGACGACGACCCGACCCTGGCGCGCAAGTGGGTCGAGCTCGCGAAGTCGTTCAAGATGAACCAGACCTACGAGAAGGCGGACATCATCACCGCCTACCTCAACATCATCTACTTCGGCCGTGGCGCGTACGGGATCCAGGCCGCCGCGCAGGCCTACTTCGGCAAGGACGTCGGGCAGCTCGACTACTCGCAGTCCGCGCTGCTGGCCGGGCTGATCCAGCAACCCGGACGCTCGGAGAACACCGCCGTCGCGACGAGCCGGTGGAACACCGCGCTCGACCGGATGCTGAAGAACGGCTACCTGACGCCGGCCCAGCGCGCCGCGGCGAAGTTCCCGGCGCCGATCCCGCTGCGGGAGAGCCGCGAAGCCGGCGCGCTGAACCCGTTCATCAAGAAGCAGGTCAAGGCCGAGCTGGCCGCCCAGGGCATCGACGAGAAGCAGTACTACTCGGGCGGCTTCCAGGTCTTCACGACCATCGACCCGGTGGCTCAGCAGTCGGCCGAGAAAGCCGTGGCCGAGGGCATGGCCGATCAGACCGACGACCGGATCCTCAACGCCCTCGTGGCCGTCGAGCCGAAGAGCGGCGGCGTGCTCGCCTACTACGGCGGCGACGCGATCGTGAAGGGCCCGAACGGCGAGGACCAGGCCGGCCGCGACTGGGCCGACGAGCCGCACAACCCGGGTTCGTCGATGAAGCCGTTCGACCTCGCGGCGTTCCTCAAGCTCGGCCGCGGCCTCGACGCGCGGTTCGACGGCACCTCGCCGCGGACGTTCCCGGGCGTCGACCTGCCGATCCGCAACGCCGGCGACAGCAGCAGCTGCTCACAGCAGTGCACGGTCGCGGAGGCGATGCAGCGGTCCACGAACACGGTGTTCTACGACATGGTCCTGAACGTCACGAAGCCGTCCGGGGTGGCGGAAGCCGCGCAGGAGGCGGGGATCCGGACGTCCGACAACGGCGGCCGCAGCAAGCTGTTCACCGGCGACAACAACATCTCCATCGGCGGCGGTGGCACCCAGGTGACCGCGGCGGACATGGCGTCGGGCTACGCGACGTTCGCGGCGAACGGCGTCCAGCGCGACCGGCACTTCGTGCAGAAGGTGACCAACGCGAACGGCGAAACCGCGTACGAGGCCAAAGACCGCTCGGCCGACGCCTTCGCCGACAACGACCCCCAGAAGAGCGCCCAGATCGCGGGGAACGTGACGGCCGCATTGGCCCCGGTGATCCAGTTCTCGAAGCTGAGCTGCCCGGCCGGCCACGAGTGCGCCGGGAAAACCGGTACGCAGCAACACACCCCGCAGAACGACGAACCCGCGTCGGCGGCGAACGCGAACTCGCAGACGTGGATGGTGGGCTACACGCCCTCGGTGTCCGCGGCGGTCTGGGTCGGGAGCGACGGCGACAAGGCGTTGCACGGCCCGAACGGCGCACCGATCTTCGGCTCGACGCTGGCCGGCCCGATCTGGGACCGGTTCATGCAGCTGTACCTGTCGGGACGGCCGGGCGAGCGCTTCGACCGCGTGGCGGCGATCAGCTCGCCGCAGGACCGGGTCCAGGTGCAGGTCCAGCAGCCGCAGCAACCGGACCAGGACCAGCAGGACCGGCGCGACCAGCGGCAGCCCGGGAACGGGAACCGGCAGCAGGCCGATCAGCTCGACCAGTTCCGCCAGTTCCAGCAGCGGTTGCAGGAGCTGCAGGACCAGCAGCGGGGCCGAAGGAGGCCGTGACGTCGGCGCTGGGGGACACCGGCGTCACGGCCAGACTGGGGGTCAGAGCTTGATGACCGTGCCTTCGACGCCCGAGCGGTGGGCCGCCTCGATCACGCGCAGGGCTTCGACCGACGACTCCGGGTCGACCGGGAAATCGCCTTCGCCGCGCAGTGCGTCCCGCACCTCGGCGTAGAACTGCTCGTAGCGGCCGGTTTCGGTGGGCACCGTCTTGACGTCGGTGCCGATGCCGATCTTGCCCGCGTCCGACGCCGGCTCCACACCCCAGCCGCCGTCGCCCGGGCGCATGCCCGACTTGATCTGGGGTTCCTGCACGTCGAGGCCGTACTTGGTGAACGTCGCCTGGTCGCCGAGCACGCGGAAGCGCGGGTTCAGCGTGCCCGCGAGCGCCGACGCCCACAGGTGCGAGCGGACGCCGTTGGCGTGCTTCAACGCGACGAACACGTCGTCGTCGACCTGGACGCCGGCGCGGCGGCGGTCGGTCTCCGCGTAGACCTGCGTGACCGGGCCGAACAGCTGCAGCGCCTGGTCGACGATGTGCGCGCCCAGGTCGTAGAGCAGGCCGCCGGCCTCGGCCGGGTCGCCGAACTCGCGCCAGTTGTCCTTGGGCTTGGGCACCCAGCGGTCGTAGCGGGACTCGAAGCGGAACACCTCGCCGAGCTTCCCGGAATCGAGGACCTTCCGGACGGTGAGGAAGTCGGAGTCGAGGCGGCGGTTCTGGAAGACCGTCAGGCCGACGCCCGCCGCCTTCGCCGCGGCGACGACCTGCTCGGCCTCCAGCGCGGTCGGCGCGAACGGCTTGTCGACGACCACCGGCAGGCCGGCCTCGATCGCCCGCAGCGCGAGCGGCACGTGCGTGCGGTTGGGCGTGCTGACCACGACGAGGTCGAGGTCGCCGGCCCGCTCGAACAGCGCGTCGGCGTCCGGCACGACCTCCGCGCCGGGGTGGTCGGTGCGCGCCTGGACGGCGTTGCCCGACGTCGTGATGACCGCGGGGGTGAGCCCGGGCGTCGCCGCCACCAGCGGTGCGTGGAACACGCGCCCGCCGATGCCGTACCCGAGGATGCCCACGCGCAAGTCACTCATGCCCGCCATTAAACAACACTGTTGCGTAATTGGCCAGACATGGGAAGATCCGGACCATGGCGGACACCGGGGTGAACCTGCGCAACGTGCGCGAACACAACCGCGCCCTGCTGCTCACGCACATCCTGCGCGCCGGCGGCCTCAGCCGCGTCGAGCTCGCCGAACGCACCGGGCTCACCCAGCAGGCCGTCTCCAAGATCGTGCCCGAACTCCTCGACGCCGGCCTGCTGGACGAGCAGCGCCAGCCGTCCACGGGGGTCGGCAAGCCCCGAACGCAGCTGACCATCCGCGCCGGCGCCCGCCACGCGCTCGGCGCGCGCCTCGACCGCGACGAATACCGCGTGCTGCGCACCAACCTCATCGGCGAGGTCGAGGAGACGGCCGGCGGCCCGCTCCCGACGGGCTTCACCCCCGAGCAGGCCGTCGAGGCCATCGGCACGACCGCGCTCGAGCTCGCCGACGGCTTCGACGTGCTCGGCCTCGGCCTCGGCGCGGTCGGCCCGCTGGACCACCTCGCCGGCCTGGTCCGGGACGCGACGAACATGCCGGGCTGGCACGACGTCCCCCTGCGCGACCTGCTCGAGAAGCGCACCGGCCTGCCCGTGACGCTCGACAAGAACACCAACTCCGCCGCGTTCGCCCAGCTCTGGCCGCACGGCGAGCCGACGGCGACCGCGGTGGTGCTCGTCGGCACCGGCATCGGCGTCGGCCTGCTGATCGACGGACGGCTCTACCGCGGCCCGCGGACCAACGCGGGTGAGTTCGGGCACACCACGATCGCCTACGACGGGCCCGTCTGCGCCTGCGGGCGGCGCGGCTGCGTCGAGATCATGGCGAAGCAGGCTGCGGACACGCGGACCGCCGCGGGATTCCTCGGGATCGGCCTCGCTGATCTCGTGCAGGTGCTCGACCTGGAGCGGATCGTGCTGGCCGGACGCGCTGTGCGGGACGAACCGGGCACGTACCGTGACGCCGTTTCGGAGCGGCTCGAGGAGCTGCTGCCGCTGCCGCACTGGCAGCGGATCGAGATCGTCGAGGACGCCCTCGGCGAGGAGATCATCGCCCGCGGAGCCGCCGCGGAGGTCCTGGCCTCGTACTACGCGAATCCGGCATGATCACCGCCTTCACCTCGGTGGCGGCCGCCGACCGCTAACATCCGCACTCGTGCCAGAGGAGACCACGCGCGAGCCGGACCCCGGCCCCGTGACGCTGAGCCCGGCCGACCGGGTCATCCCGAGCTGGACCGAGCCGCTCGCGGCCGCGGTCACCAGACCCATCGGCGGCCCGCTCGGCGAGCACGCGGCGGTGGGCAGGCACTGGTTCTGGTCGCCGCAGCGCGTCGGCCTGCTGCTGGCCACGCTCGCGCTGATGCTCTGCTGGTTCGGCAAGGGCTCCTGCATCCAGCAGTACCAGGACTCCAGCGGCGCCACCCAGCTCGACTGGCGCGCGGGCCGCCCGTTCGTCGCGATGTGCTACTCCGACATCGTGCCGCTGTACAGCTCCGAGCGGCTCGACCGCCCGAGCACCTTCCCGTACTACACGTCGTGGAAGGAGAGCTCGCAGACGGCGGAGAACGACACCCGGTACATGGAGTACCCGGTGTTCACCGGCCTCTTCCAGTGGGCGAACGCGAAGCTCGCGGCGGGTTGGCTGAACGTCGCCGAGAGCGGCTGGCTGCCCGGCGCGCTGCCCGTCGCGGTCTACTTCGACTTGACGGCATTGTTCCTGGGGATGGCCTGGCTGGTCACCGTCTGGGCGACCGGCCGGACGATGAAACGCCGTCC includes the following:
- a CDS encoding transglycosylase domain-containing protein, translated to MSGGPELMTHHAYEEPDGHDDDVLDEDGKPVLTPEQRKKRRWKIIRRVGYGFVGVFLVLPAIAFVITYFLVDVPSPTEVAQNQSQAVTYLFADGSPMGKDVPRGGNRVLLTPEQIPDVMKHAAIATEDDSFETNSGFDVGGLLRAVYNQATGGTGGGSTISQQYIKKATDNDAPTLTRKWTELAKSFKMNQTYEKKDIITAYLNIIYFGRGAYGVGAASQAFFHKEAKDLSFSEAALLAGLIQQPGRSENPKVAQDRWNTALDRMVKNNYISAADRAAAQFPTPIPLEDSKQQAGAPPAFVVQQVKDELAAHDIPEDRYYSGGFVVQTTIDPKAQQAAEQAATDAMKNQVDDNLLNALVAVDPKTGGVLAYYGGKPIVQVNGQDQAGRDWADTPQNPGSSMKPFDLTAFLKMGKGLDAKFDGSNNRTFDGRVVRNAGPGSSCSQQCTVSEAMMRSANTVFYDMVLNQTKQGPVKDAAREAGVKTKNDDGGQSIISTKDNNISLGGGETQITPLDMASAYATFAANGQQRARHFVQKVTNGQSEVAYEASTDAKSAFDSDADKSRQIAGNVTEALKPVIDFSKLKCPNGHECAGKTGTQQHTKVAGEPAWAANANSQTWMVGYTPSVSVAAWVGGDGNKPLHGKNNSPIYGSTIAGPMWQKFLSLYLTGKPGEKFDKVDRIGGEVPPPPSSDVATTTDATPTDENQGDGDNNGNGNGNGNDGDQGGNHGNPSSSPTTTPKHTKTPTKTDTPTKTDEPGN
- a CDS encoding transglycosylase domain-containing protein; this translates as MNNDRTSPGRRPDPRRRRTRRPVPRAGLLGAEPELITHHAHNGTEQDVDPPTVPILRPRPGQPPRRPRPLTDGDLRKRRWRRVRRIAYVVAGLSFAVPAVAFLITYLSVDVPSPETVAQAQGQAVTYLYRDGTEMGKDVPAGGNRQILAPNQIPDVVKKAVIATEDASFETNSGFDVGGTLRAAYNQVTGGSGGGSTISQQYIKNSSGDDDPTLARKWVELAKSFKMNQTYEKADIITAYLNIIYFGRGAYGIQAAAQAYFGKDVGQLDYSQSALLAGLIQQPGRSENTAVATSRWNTALDRMLKNGYLTPAQRAAAKFPAPIPLRESREAGALNPFIKKQVKAELAAQGIDEKQYYSGGFQVFTTIDPVAQQSAEKAVAEGMADQTDDRILNALVAVEPKSGGVLAYYGGDAIVKGPNGEDQAGRDWADEPHNPGSSMKPFDLAAFLKLGRGLDARFDGTSPRTFPGVDLPIRNAGDSSSCSQQCTVAEAMQRSTNTVFYDMVLNVTKPSGVAEAAQEAGIRTSDNGGRSKLFTGDNNISIGGGGTQVTAADMASGYATFAANGVQRDRHFVQKVTNANGETAYEAKDRSADAFADNDPQKSAQIAGNVTAALAPVIQFSKLSCPAGHECAGKTGTQQHTPQNDEPASAANANSQTWMVGYTPSVSAAVWVGSDGDKALHGPNGAPIFGSTLAGPIWDRFMQLYLSGRPGERFDRVAAISSPQDRVQVQVQQPQQPDQDQQDRRDQRQPGNGNRQQADQLDQFRQFQQRLQELQDQQRGRRRP
- a CDS encoding Gfo/Idh/MocA family oxidoreductase; the protein is MSDLRVGILGYGIGGRVFHAPLVAATPGLTPAVITTSGNAVQARTDHPGAEVVPDADALFERAGDLDLVVVSTPNRTHVPLALRAIEAGLPVVVDKPFAPTALEAEQVVAAAKAAGVGLTVFQNRRLDSDFLTVRKVLDSGKLGEVFRFESRYDRWVPKPKDNWREFGDPAEAGGLLYDLGAHIVDQALQLFGPVTQVYAETDRRRAGVQVDDDVFVALKHANGVRSHLWASALAGTLNPRFRVLGDQATFTKYGLDVQEPQIKSGMRPGDGGWGVEPASDAGKIGIGTDVKTVPTETGRYEQFYAEVRDALRGEGDFPVDPESSVEALRVIEAAHRSGVEGTVIKL
- a CDS encoding ROK family transcriptional regulator, with translation MADTGVNLRNVREHNRALLLTHILRAGGLSRVELAERTGLTQQAVSKIVPELLDAGLLDEQRQPSTGVGKPRTQLTIRAGARHALGARLDRDEYRVLRTNLIGEVEETAGGPLPTGFTPEQAVEAIGTTALELADGFDVLGLGLGAVGPLDHLAGLVRDATNMPGWHDVPLRDLLEKRTGLPVTLDKNTNSAAFAQLWPHGEPTATAVVLVGTGIGVGLLIDGRLYRGPRTNAGEFGHTTIAYDGPVCACGRRGCVEIMAKQAADTRTAAGFLGIGLADLVQVLDLERIVLAGRAVRDEPGTYRDAVSERLEELLPLPHWQRIEIVEDALGEEIIARGAAAEVLASYYANPA